In the Pelotomaculum isophthalicicum JI genome, TTAACTCAACTTTCTCAGATAAAAAAGTGACTTAAAGCCTTGATATTCCTGATATTTTAGCGATAAAGAAGCCAAAACACCCCAAACTTTTGGTAAAATAGAATTGACAAAAAACCACTCCACCAAAAGAGAGGGATGCTTTGTGCAATCTATTTTACCAGAAACTAATTCTAATGAAAATCAGACTAACTTCCAAATTGGCAACTTTTTGAAACGTTATCACGTCTCAAGGTTGCTACGGCAGTCAAACTTTGATAAGGAAAAAGGGTTTTCTTGTTTCCACATATTCAGATTTATTTTTATATTGGTCTTTACCGGTAAAAATCTCTACCGGTTTTTACATATGAACCATGCTATTGACCAGCCGGAGAAAGATACTATTTACCGATTCTTAAACTCAACCCGTTATAACTGGCGGAAGTTTCTTTTAACCTTGAGCACTCTGATTATCAAAGAAACGGTTTCCCTACTTACATCCGCTGAACGGGTGAAGGTGCTCATTTTTGACGACTCTTTGTTCAGTCGCAACAGAAGTAAGGCTGTAGAACTGTTGGCCAAGGTATACGACCATACAGAAAAGAGATATATGCGTGGCTTCCGTATGCTTACCTTGGGCTGGTCCGACGGTAATACTTTTTTACCCTTGTCCTTTTCACTACTGAGTTCTGAGAATGAGAAAAATCGTCTTAATGGGATTAATTCTTTAATTGATAAGCGCACCAACGGTTTCAAGCTAAGAAAAGAAAGCATGAAAAAGACAACGGAAGTTATGTTTGAACTGTTAGATCAGCTTGCTCCTTATGGTGCTCAGGCAGATTATCTGCTATTTGATAGCTGGTATGCCTTTCCCAAGGTAATTCTCAATGTCATGGAACGAAACTTACACGTTATTTGTATGCTCAAAGC is a window encoding:
- a CDS encoding transposase, which gives rise to MQSILPETNSNENQTNFQIGNFLKRYHVSRLLRQSNFDKEKGFSCFHIFRFIFILVFTGKNLYRFLHMNHAIDQPEKDTIYRFLNSTRYNWRKFLLTLSTLIIKETVSLLTSAERVKVLIFDDSLFSRNRSKAVELLAKVYDHTEKRYMRGFRMLTLGWSDGNTFLPLSFSLLSSENEKNRLNGINSLIDKRTNGFKLRKESMKKTTEVMFELLDQLAPYGAQADYLLFDSWYAFPKVILNVMERNLHVICMLKAMPKVFYQYVGKSMNLTGLYNYIYKKPGRARILASVIVELGKDMQGQPVKVKIVFVRDRNRSRKWLALLSTDTALSDEEIIRIYGKRWDIEVFFKMSKSYLKLAKEFQGRSYDSMVAHTTIVFCRYIMLALESRNSRDLRTIGNLFYTCCDELQDISFVTALFLLFDLLKEALREHLSLSGQKLEEFISQFISSLPSFFKDRLQLSVCES